The Triticum aestivum cultivar Chinese Spring chromosome 7B, IWGSC CS RefSeq v2.1, whole genome shotgun sequence genome window below encodes:
- the LOC123157103 gene encoding chaperone protein ClpB1 yields the protein MEATAIYDTRLGTWVMLSDGEDSTSAVFDRLLSHVFRLYRGVESVLCVGAAFGLCWAAWRYYERNSCLRSYGRDMTGSKQAANPVVGRDSEIDRVVSILCRKTKNCAALVGAAGVGKTAIAEGLAQRIAAGKVPAALAGARVVEVDLAAMVSGTLFRGMFEERIKSVIKQAEDSGGKIVLFIDEMHMLLGAGDGLGGCQDAANMLKPALARGRIRCVGATTFDDYRKYIEKDAALERRFQKVHVEEPSMQDTIAMLRALKQQYEQHHGLEIQDAALVAAAQLAGRYITGRQFPDKAIDLIDEACATATKTMMPVGDQEENVNTVQSTSKNAAKEAIVSPNHVAQVVSQWTGIPVAALDQEEKHRLIHLPSRLRERVVGQDEAVNLVAQAVLRSRAGFGQPGQPIGSFLFLGSTGVGKTELAKALAEQLFDSEKMLVRFDMSEFVDRGSVLRLIGAPPSYNGHEDGGQLTEKIRRRPYSVILFDEVEKADPSVLNLFVQLLDDGVLTDGKGRTVDFKNTIIIMTSNLGAEHLTAGMAGNGTMEAARDLVMHQVQKHFKPELCNRMSEIVIFEPLSRDKLKEIVKIQMKRIVARVASKGICLSVSDAALEVVLSESYNPMYGARPVKRWLLKNVMTDLSEMLVNGQVVEGSSVSIDAADDRRLKFEVVKKVH from the exons ATGGAAGCGACTGCAATCTACGATACTCGGCTTGGGACCTGGGTTATGTTGTCTGATGGAGAAGATTCGACAAGTGCGGTCTTCGATCGGCTCTTGTCACATGTGTTTAGGTTGTATCGAGGGGTGGAGAGCGTTCTCTGTGTTGGAGCAGCCTTCGGTTTGTGCTGGGCAGCTTGGAGGTACTACGAGCGCAACTCGTGCCTGCGCAGCTACGGCCGTGACATGACCGGCAGCAAGCAGGCAGCCAACCCGGTGGTCGGCCGCGACAGTGAGATTGACCGCGTCGTCTCCATCCTCTGCCGCAAGACCAAGAACTGTGCCGCACTGGTCGGTGCTGCAGGAGTCGGCAAGACGGCCATCGCTGAGGGCCTTGCACAGCGCATCGCTGCCGGGAAGGTCCCTGCGGCACTCGCCGGGGCACGCGTCGTGGAGGTTGATCTCGCGGCGATGGTTTCTGGGACTCTGTTCCGTGGCATGTTCGAGGAACGCATAAAAAGCGTGATAAAGCAGGCGGAGGACTCAGGTGGCAAGATAGTTCTCTTCATCGACGAGATGCACATGCTTCTTGGTGCCGGTGATGGATTGGGGGGATGCCAAGACGCTGCCAATATGCTCAAGCCAGCGTTGGCCCGTGGTCGTATCCGTTGTGTGGGTGCGACGACTTTTGATGATTATCGCAAGTACATTGAGAAGGATGCTGCGCTCGAGCGGCGGTTCCAGAAGGTGCACGTTGAGGAGCCAAGCATGCAGGACACCATTGCCATGCTGCGGGCTCTAAAGCAGCAGTATGAACAGCACCACGGCTTAGAAATCCAAGATGCTGCTCTTGTTGCCGCTGCACAGCTCGCTGGCCGCTACATCACCG GTCGTCAATTTCCTGACAAGGCAATTGACCTGATTGATGAGGCTTGTGCCACGGCAACGAAAACGATGATGCCAGTTGGCGACCAAGAAGAGAATGTGAACACTGTGCAGAGTACCTCTAAAAATGCAGCCAAGGAGGCAATTGTTTCCCCAAATCATGTTGCGCAA GTTGTGAGCCAATGGACTGGAATTCCTGTCGCTGCGCTTGACCAAGAGGAGAAGCATAGACTAATCCACCTACCAAGCAGACTACGCGAGCGAGTTGTTGGCCAGGATGAAGCCGTAAATCTGGTCGCGCAAGCAGTGTTACGTTCCAGGGCCGGCTTTGGTCAGCCTGGCCAACCCATAGGCTCTTTCCTCTTCTTAGGCTCGACTGGTGTTGGAAAGACAGAGCTTGCAAAAGCTCTAGCGGAGCAGCTATTTGACAGCGAGAAGATGCTGGTTCGCTTTGACATGTCTGAATTTGTTGACAGGGGATCTGTGCTGCGTCTCATCGGAGCCCCTCCAAG CTACAATGGCCATGAAGACGGTGGACAGCTGACGGAGAAAATCAGGAGACGCCCATACAGTGTTATCCTATTTGATGAGGTGGAGAAGGCAGATCCGTCGGTGTTGAACCTTTTCGTGCAACTTCTGGATGATGGTGTGTTGACGGATGGGAAAGGCCGGACCGTGGATTTCAAGaataccatcatcatcatgacctcAAATCTAGGAGCGGAGCATCTAACAGCTGGAATGGCTGGAAACGGCACGATGGAAGCTGCACGGGACCTTGTGATGCATCAG GTGCAGAAACACTTCAAACCTGAGCTTTGCAACAGGATGAGTGAGATTGTGATATTTGAGCCGCTTTCGCGCGACAAACTGAAGGAGATTGTGAAAATCCAGATGAAGAGGATTGTCGCCAGAGTCGCTAGCAAGGGCATTTGTCTGTCTGTGAGCGATGCCGCGTTGGAGGTGGTTTTGTCGGAATCGTACAACCCG ATGTATGGTGCGAGGCCTGTAAAGAGGTGGTTGCTGAAGAACGTGATGACTGATCTCTCTGAGATGCTGGTCAATGGACAAGTCGTCGAAGGCTCCTCCGTCTCCATTGATGCTGCCGATGACAGGAGGCTCAAGTTTGAAGTGGTGAAGAAGGTGCATTAG